A part of Palaemon carinicauda isolate YSFRI2023 chromosome 8, ASM3689809v2, whole genome shotgun sequence genomic DNA contains:
- the LOC137645262 gene encoding uncharacterized protein: MIRTHPCGRCGSFAAFRFCKIPPDIVDRSNRWLEAILMSKATTHACAEALLSSWLSRFGAPDNITTNRGSAFLSEIWLSLANLMGTTLHSTTAYNSAANGMLERTHRTLKAALMVYSEALTVPGEFFPATTDDTKLKHLREIAWKFRPCLKTYKDRTRHFMPENLDDCDYVFIRVDGHHQPLAKPYRSPYKVIRRTAKSFLLNVLGQEERVTID, translated from the exons ATGATTCGGACACATCCATGTGGACGTTGTGGTTCCTTTGccgccttcaggttctgcaagatacctcctgacaTCGTCGACCGCTCCAATAGATGGTTAGAAGCAATTCTGATGTCCAAAGCCACCACCCATGcctgcgccgaagctctcctgtcgagttggCTCAGCCGCTTCGGTGCTCCCGATAATATCACGACGAACCGAGGTTCTgccttcttgtcagagatctggctctctctggcaaacctgatgggaacgacactccacagcaccacggcatacaactcTGCAGCGAACGGCATGTTGGAGAGAACTCATCGCACtctcaaggcagccctgatg GTCTACAGCGAGGCACTTACAGTTCCTGGcgagttcttccctgcaactaccgacgacaCAAAGCTGAAGCACCTGAGAGAGATCGCTTGGAAATTCAggccatgcctgaaaacatacaaggacaggaccagacactttATGCCCGAGAACCTAGACGACTGCGACTACGTCTTTATCCGGGTTGATGGTCACCACCAGCCTTTGGCTAAACCTTATCGCAGCCCTTACAAGGtcatcagaagaacagccaaatcttttcTCTTGAATGTCCTCGGACAAGAAGAGAGGGTGACGATCGACtga